Within the Enterobacter roggenkampii genome, the region CCATTTTCAGCGGGGGAACCATATCGCCGATGTACTGCACGTTATCCCGCGCGCTCTTCGACATATTCTCGAGGCGCGAAATAAAACCATTCAGTCCGTCGGCTGTTTCCTGACCGCCTAACTTGAGCCCTTCTTTGGTTTTATCTAGCTTCGGCTCCAGGTCACGGACAGCCTCATTAATGCGGTCTATAGCCTCGCTAACCTGGTCGCTGGCCACCAGCTCAAAATCAAAAGAATTACTCATCGTCGTCAGGTTTCCTAATCTTGTTTATCCGGGATGCCTGCGCCACCCACCATTTCAGCCGGGCGCGGGTCATTCCCCACGCTCTGTCCTCAGACCAGCGGAAATAGAAGGTGACGTCAGCGGCCATCTCCTGCCAGGTTGTCAGGGCTTCCAGGTCAAAAAACTGAGCAGATACTCCTCACACTTACGGAAGTCGAGAAAATCCATCGGCTGCAGCACGCTTTCACGCGTACCGGAAACCAGCGCAATAAGCAGGCGCATCGCCGCGAGCGACGTTGACGCAGCCTGTTTCTCATAAAACTGCTCCGCCTGACTTAGCGTGGGCGCTTTCAGCTCCAGTTGCGTATAGGTGGTCTTCTCCGCAGCATCATCCAGCGCTACGGTTAAGGGAATGGTTTTAACGCGTTCAATCTCAGCCATCTTAGTTCTCCGTTACGTCGCGGCCTTCCCAGCGAACATCAAATACTGCATCTTCGCTTTCCACTTCCTGGACGTTGACCGTCCAGAGTGAACGGCCAATGATAGTTTTCCCGTTAGCCAGCTCGGCGATCACGTTGACGTTCGTCTGCTGGTTAAAGCCCTGCACATTCGTTCCGCCACTGTCACGCAGTCGGGCAGAAATGTATGGCGCCACAGGTTTTTCCTTATATCCGTGCACACCATCCATCCCTGTCAGGGTGGTACGGTTTACGGTGGCAGCCTGATATTTAAACGAGCCCTCCACCATTACCGTCACACCGTTAACAGTGACATAGGCGGTTCCCGCCAGGCGGTTAGTAGTATCACTTGCCATCGTTTAAGCTCCTGTTGATTCAGCCCGCGTGCGGAACTGATTGAGCAGCGCGAAAATGCGCAACTGGTTCATGAGAGTTCCCGGCCACAGCACATCGACGCGGTTCGGATTTTTGGCGTTCTGCTCGACGATGATGTTTTTTGCGAATGCCTCCGCATCCTGTGCATAACCGTTCCATACCAGAGTCTGGTACTCGGCAATCTGATCGGCCTTGATGATGTTTGGCGTGACGATCGCCGCGCCAGGTGCAAATCGGGTCCCGTCCGCAGCAAGCTTCATGCGGCCAAACTTGCTGGTCACCGCTGTTCGCAGGTAGCGGGTCACAAACATCAGGCTGAACAGCGTCTCCACTTCCAGATAACTATCATCTGCATCGCCATAGCTGTTTTTCTGGTAGGTGGTGATCAGGTTTTCAATGCGCACCGTGCCATCGTCATCGACCGTAAATGTCGAAATGCCGCTGTACAGCAGATTGTTACGCTCGGTCAACTCAAAGCGATCCTGCAGTTCTGGCGCAAGTATCCCCTGAACAGCGAGCGACTGTAGCGGGCGGCCCGGGTCATTACGCAGACTCACCGCCGCTGCACCGGTGTAAGCTGCAGACCATGCCCAGGAAGGGGACGGCGATTTATTTACGCCCAGCAGGGTCTCATGCTGGTTATTGCGCAGCTCACCTTTGGTACCGAGCTGGGCGTAAGTCCCGGTGGTGGTACCAAAGGAATGACCATAAAGCTGCTTGTCCCATGCCCAGCGACCGCCAGTGTCTGACAGGAACTCCTTCATCACATTCAACGAGGTTGTATCGTCGTAAGGGTTGATGATGAAATCGAATGTCCGATCCTGCAGGTTAGCCAGCGCGCCGGTAATATCCGGAGCCCCGGCTCCGTTAGACATAGCAGTAATCGTCAGTTCCAGGCCTGCAGGTGTCGACTCGCCTCCCGGTAAGCCGAGGAAGTTCAGGCGAATGTCGATCCCGTTACCCGTAGCACCAAGGTTCTTCGCGGTCAGGGTTACGGTATCCGTAGCCGCGCTGGCGATTACAGGTAGCGTGGTTTTTGCGTTAATCGCCGCGGCCAGAGAGGTGGCGATCGCTGTCACCGTATCTGTTGCTACAACGGTCAACTGAATGCGCTCACCAGCAATATAAAGGGAGATCACTCCGGTTGCCGTCGGTGCGCTGCTCACTTTAATGGTGCCGGTTGCAGCCACCATGGAATCGGAGTCTTCCTCCAGCGGCAGGATCCAGACTTCGGCTGCGGTATCATTTTTCTGATACGCCGCCATCATGGCCTGCAGAATTCCCCCTTTTCCGGTCAGCTCACCGACGGTATCCGAAGAGGAAACTCGCTGCGGAATACCTGGGGGGGTTGAGCCGGTACTGAGCATCCCACCGATAAGCAGAGTGCGCTGCGTGGCAGTGGCGTTATTCGCCATTGAGTTATCAAACTCAACGAAGAAAAGCCCTACCCGCAGGTTATCGGGAACACGAGCGAAAGGTACGGTCATTCATTTTCTCCCGCTTTTTTAGGTAAGGATTGTTTCTCTGGCGCGCCCTCATCCTTTTTAGAGAGGATCACGTCCCCATCGCTCAGACGGCGACGCCAGAAAATATTGTCAGGTACTTCAGCACCCTCTTTAGGCAATGGGGTGCCCTTAACGGGGCAGCGAACGCTGAGCCCTTTGTTCGGCTTTACAAACATGGATTACTCCTGAAGATTGAGGCTGATACCCGGTTTAACTGTGCCGTCTGGCATGTCGACCGCAATATCCATGCCCTCAAGGGGAACCGACTGGACAGGATAAAAATCTTCCGGCCCCTGGTAATGCTCTATGTCGATCTCAAAAAGAAGCTGCCCCATATGGGCCTCTCCGTCTGAATCAACATTGATGGTTGAACGAACTTCCGCGTATTTCTGAATGTTCCGCGTCAGTTCGTAGCTGTTGATCACCGCGCGCTCCACCTGCTCGCGAAGGCTTTCAAGCGCCAGCTCTGCCCGCATGGCTCCATCATCCACTGTATCGCCGTCATACTCCTGAACGCGCCCAGTGATCCTGACAGTGGTGAGGGTAGTAAAAGCAGGGGTATTACGCCCCTGTGATTTTTTCTGTTCAAAAGGCGTCTGAACCAACAACACAGGATACATATCAGGTGAAGTTGACCAGTCGCGTGCTGAGAATACGCGGTCACCCGCGCTGGTTGTCCCGGTTAGTGCAGTGACAACCATTTGCCGTATCGCTGCTGCATTCATCGCGGTTTTACCACATTGAGGAC harbors:
- a CDS encoding ATP-binding protein, encoding MNAAAIRQMVVTALTGTTSAGDRVFSARDWSTSPDMYPVLLVQTPFEQKKSQGRNTPAFTTLTTVRITGRVQEYDGDTVDDGAMRAELALESLREQVERAVINSYELTRNIQKYAEVRSTINVDSDGEAHMGQLLFEIDIEHYQGPEDFYPVQSVPLEGMDIAVDMPDGTVKPGISLNLQE
- a CDS encoding phage tail sheath subtilisin-like domain-containing protein, with product MTVPFARVPDNLRVGLFFVEFDNSMANNATATQRTLLIGGMLSTGSTPPGIPQRVSSSDTVGELTGKGGILQAMMAAYQKNDTAAEVWILPLEEDSDSMVAATGTIKVSSAPTATGVISLYIAGERIQLTVVATDTVTAIATSLAAAINAKTTLPVIASAATDTVTLTAKNLGATGNGIDIRLNFLGLPGGESTPAGLELTITAMSNGAGAPDITGALANLQDRTFDFIINPYDDTTSLNVMKEFLSDTGGRWAWDKQLYGHSFGTTTGTYAQLGTKGELRNNQHETLLGVNKSPSPSWAWSAAYTGAAAVSLRNDPGRPLQSLAVQGILAPELQDRFELTERNNLLYSGISTFTVDDDGTVRIENLITTYQKNSYGDADDSYLEVETLFSLMFVTRYLRTAVTSKFGRMKLAADGTRFAPGAAIVTPNIIKADQIAEYQTLVWNGYAQDAEAFAKNIIVEQNAKNPNRVDVLWPGTLMNQLRIFALLNQFRTRAESTGA
- a CDS encoding phage tail tube protein; its protein translation is MASDTTNRLAGTAYVTVNGVTVMVEGSFKYQAATVNRTTLTGMDGVHGYKEKPVAPYISARLRDSGGTNVQGFNQQTNVNVIAELANGKTIIGRSLWTVNVQEVESEDAVFDVRWEGRDVTEN
- a CDS encoding phage tail assembly protein, with amino-acid sequence MAEIERVKTIPLTVALDDAAEKTTYTQLELKAPTLSQAEQFYEKQAASTSLAAMRLLIALVSGTRESVLQPMDFLDFRKCEEYLLSFLTWKP
- a CDS encoding DUF2635 domain-containing protein — encoded protein: MFVKPNKGLSVRCPVKGTPLPKEGAEVPDNIFWRRRLSDGDVILSKKDEGAPEKQSLPKKAGENE